The Segatella hominis genome includes a region encoding these proteins:
- a CDS encoding helix-turn-helix domain-containing protein, translating to MTEKNALKMNLDHERKIVELQSRVNKLENLCYMTKEVLNLEEASAFLGIAKSTLYKMTHLNQLPYFKPAGKLIFFEKKALLDWVRGARAMSEEEIRLEAANRLNEMNNRP from the coding sequence ATGACAGAAAAAAACGCATTAAAGATGAACCTCGACCATGAGCGCAAGATAGTGGAGCTTCAGTCGAGAGTGAACAAGTTGGAGAACCTTTGCTATATGACAAAGGAAGTGTTGAACCTTGAAGAGGCTTCCGCCTTTCTCGGCATTGCCAAGAGCACGCTCTACAAGATGACGCATCTTAACCAGTTGCCGTACTTCAAGCCTGCTGGCAAGCTCATCTTCTTTGAGAAGAAAGCCTTGCTTGACTGGGTACGAGGAGCAAGAGCCATGTCGGAGGAGGAGATAAGACTGGAGGCTGCAAACCGTCTGAATGAAATGAACAATAGACCATAG
- a CDS encoding DUF5045 domain-containing protein, whose protein sequence is MKRKFKQLILGLLCAMSLHAGAQEVTYVHERDIMNQFTTMETGAGSLSPAWYYNTFHKKYQKDANARNKLLYRTEVMGYTTLEQDLAEKVDSDYTKRAKVEAINIVSRSSASDLSWVLEKSKLDGKMEIFNKNINNIVSYGGSPNDYQSWRNLYNCFETAIKITHESYQDLGKRKKEYLAIYQDVVKRNLTLVKQLLYWNSLKKSKKISEQAVTPERLSSNVVIAKDAYKRWQAAMAVDGFAKEKP, encoded by the coding sequence ATGAAACGTAAATTCAAACAGTTGATTTTAGGTTTGCTGTGCGCAATGAGCCTACATGCCGGTGCTCAGGAAGTGACCTATGTCCATGAACGTGACATCATGAACCAGTTCACTACCATGGAGACAGGTGCTGGAAGCCTATCCCCTGCCTGGTATTATAACACATTTCATAAGAAATACCAAAAAGATGCCAATGCAAGAAACAAATTGCTCTACCGCACGGAGGTCATGGGCTACACAACCCTGGAGCAAGACTTGGCAGAGAAAGTGGATTCTGATTACACCAAGCGAGCGAAGGTGGAAGCTATCAACATTGTTTCAAGGTCAAGTGCCAGTGACCTTTCATGGGTACTGGAGAAAAGCAAACTCGATGGTAAGATGGAGATCTTTAACAAGAACATCAACAATATTGTATCTTATGGTGGTTCCCCCAATGACTACCAATCTTGGAGAAATCTCTACAATTGCTTTGAGACCGCCATCAAGATTACCCATGAGTCCTATCAGGACTTGGGTAAGAGGAAGAAGGAGTACCTGGCCATCTATCAGGATGTGGTCAAAAGAAATCTGACTCTCGTCAAACAATTGCTTTATTGGAATTCCTTGAAAAAGAGTAAAAAAATATCAGAGCAAGCCGTCACCCCGGAGCGACTTTCTTCCAATGTTGTCATCGCCAAGGATGCTTATAAACGCTGGCAAGCGGCCATGGCGGTGGATGGCTTTGCTAAGGAAAAACCCTAG
- a CDS encoding plasmid mobilization protein: protein MNKRIIDKEAPKYTSRLIVRLTPQLHKEIAEYAALCGLTTSAYARKRLEGKYPKQRLTDKEMEALNSLSDARGDIQKLFGFLKGRPLTERENILRSEIFMKRWRTSAEVILNRMIEIEKYLTQ, encoded by the coding sequence ATGAATAAGAGAATTATAGATAAGGAGGCTCCGAAATACACGAGCCGCCTGATAGTAAGGCTGACACCGCAACTCCATAAGGAGATAGCGGAATATGCTGCTCTTTGCGGACTAACCACAAGCGCATACGCACGCAAGCGGTTGGAGGGCAAATACCCCAAACAACGCTTGACAGACAAAGAAATGGAGGCTTTGAACAGCCTATCGGATGCCAGGGGCGATATACAGAAATTGTTCGGTTTCCTCAAAGGTCGTCCGCTTACGGAACGTGAGAACATTCTCCGCAGCGAAATCTTCATGAAACGATGGAGAACAAGCGCAGAGGTTATCTTGAACCGCATGATTGAGATAGAGAAATACTTAACACAATAG
- a CDS encoding relaxase/mobilization nuclease domain-containing protein, producing MIAKAKVISHGANAIRYSVDKDKAEIVKTNLLPDDISPTAMWARMLALQKKFEDKLNRYHPLKRNMIRIEVSPTSEETQGWTMEDWQRLADDFIREFDAVDLSAKSKRKSAKTTNLKDSQYVVALHRDSKSGIMHLHIDANRIDIRGNVNDAHYIYERAMAAAAKVGQQRGWKDAQEVSRQNKEAITNDCLSVLAKMSYFDWGLYTKCLTQMGYDVKLQSDNKGQMRGYAIKRGNSIYKSSELGKGRCLMPSKIEGTWAKLHHQELEKPVSTPTKNTQQPKIMTVPKPMPTADNSPKIRHFDFYTDEFHHYPVDIPQNCLDIIDKNIALDADNVFAKIGDVQKTAILLFAEYIDAATTIAAQSGGGGGGATSGWGRDKDEDELSWAYRCAMMANRLCRPRKKQGYGR from the coding sequence ATGATAGCAAAAGCAAAGGTAATAAGTCATGGCGCAAATGCCATACGTTACTCAGTAGATAAGGACAAGGCAGAGATTGTAAAGACCAATCTCTTGCCCGATGATATTTCCCCAACGGCAATGTGGGCGAGAATGCTTGCCTTGCAGAAGAAGTTTGAGGACAAGTTGAACCGTTATCATCCGCTCAAACGGAACATGATACGTATCGAGGTTTCCCCAACCTCGGAGGAAACGCAAGGTTGGACAATGGAGGACTGGCAGAGGTTGGCGGATGACTTTATCCGTGAGTTTGATGCTGTTGACCTTTCAGCCAAGTCGAAGCGCAAGAGTGCAAAGACAACCAACCTCAAAGACAGCCAATATGTTGTTGCGCTTCATCGTGACAGCAAGAGTGGCATTATGCACCTTCACATTGATGCGAACCGCATAGACATAAGGGGCAACGTGAATGATGCCCATTATATCTATGAGCGAGCGATGGCTGCTGCCGCCAAGGTTGGGCAACAGCGTGGATGGAAAGATGCACAAGAGGTGAGCCGCCAAAATAAGGAAGCGATAACCAATGATTGCCTTTCCGTTTTGGCTAAGATGTCGTACTTTGATTGGGGACTATACACAAAATGCCTCACGCAAATGGGATATGATGTCAAACTACAATCTGACAATAAAGGACAAATGCGTGGCTATGCCATCAAGCGTGGTAACTCCATTTATAAGTCCTCGGAACTTGGCAAAGGTCGTTGTCTGATGCCCTCAAAGATTGAAGGTACTTGGGCAAAACTGCATCATCAAGAATTGGAGAAACCAGTTTCAACTCCAACAAAGAATACCCAACAGCCAAAGATTATGACTGTACCCAAACCCATGCCTACTGCGGACAACTCTCCAAAGATACGTCACTTCGACTTCTATACGGACGAGTTTCATCATTACCCTGTTGATATTCCTCAGAATTGTCTGGATATCATCGATAAGAATATAGCTTTGGATGCCGACAATGTATTTGCCAAGATAGGTGATGTGCAGAAGACCGCCATTCTTCTCTTTGCTGAATACATTGATGCTGCCACAACCATTGCCGCCCAGTCTGGCGGTGGCGGAGGTGGTGCTACCTCAGGTTGGGGACGTGACAAGGACGAGGATGAACTGTCTTGGGCGTATCGTTGCGCTATGATGGCTAATCGACTGTGCAGACCTCGCAAGAAGCAAGGGTATGGCAGATAA